Proteins encoded within one genomic window of Oncorhynchus tshawytscha isolate Ot180627B linkage group LG02, Otsh_v2.0, whole genome shotgun sequence:
- the LOC112247068 gene encoding RNA-binding protein 6-like isoform X2 has product MMWDGPRRGPQGGPPFRGDNRGEMFGGRDGPMSDFRGRDGMNMGPRGPQDRGPPMDMRRMDCPPDMRDRDMEPHDIRGRGEPPRDFLGRPGEEPDFSLRRQYEMSIRDKLLNAAAGGGFMGPGPGMGGRGMGGRDVRGRGMGGRGMPPRDLREPNDRFIDMRDRDMFRKDMPGFNNPDMDGRRGGFPMEPMGRNEGFRDMRDRDRPPIDRPPMGMDDIDGFNMDMPPRDRDRDRGMMDFDRRGAPPLNPRKRFESDTDFRNRVGPPAEFRGRDRSPVRFADNDGALMDVRGRPGGPPDLVGPNRPKFVGTDPEGTLRDREFPEMEEVSLAEEWKNRKKEKDSHPSPMTRGLPPFSKEIQGQRFPPVSREGSLLGEPANFKERNMPSTEFPGKKDGPPFDFPRPNREAPRSQNWDKKPPTDIPGMDLPPFGRRSLQDPAFPPMGPGLLPNMPNRENDGKRWPEHGDPKQNQNAPNRVDRPPYLLEKDRPPYILEKTPPTPLGHGPNDKTRFKGPKDALLEQGPGSVKLVPGPDFQGKDQDYRDIDYRTGPGIVFDYKHEELPGPDKVLKESKAVPAPKFSDSGSQDQDYRSASVKDKVTHTICITGIPKTATMEQILGAFAVRDGVPMQGMKIKNVVPGYSYDTAYVEFLNLEDAVHFMESNQGSLKVGTKTALMRYVQPDRIGKEALEPGHKAGPPTQEPLLPCPGQLLVDKAKNEHHSQDVSQAKTPVDPLSQQGSWQRSSDLTPEAWQQQVDQQLRQQEAEQQAESWASRNPPRQGPGPHQMDPIFKESKTMIIKNVKPTTTVETILKSLDPFAYLDERNVRLVRGKPPGAKCFCFVDMDSHEQVTRLVELLTKPRPLSIDGVRVYAEVAKPLKNQNYRKEFDKSNTSLLGYPPEASMTEQQYYSSQPPNQPPGGPPPNMQGDHMGGPISSDPLSNSSVSHLNSSMTSGGGYAEPPPVDPYHQALDPQVSSAAAAGGVAATGDHGTDGYSYATETPDMTNYLYDATSGFYYDPQTTLYYDPASRYFYNAQTQEYLYWDSVSKTYIPVPGGHSTDTQLPIAQSGVALAPDVQAILANPAADAPLDMKRPEPTPHFDPPQLLNPTPAPNPNPSPERREEEDTAPRIDKKDNKDKPGEKEEKPRSLAAFKIMKDMERWAKIQNRQKDSVRVPSPVLKTSGGGLDDRKSSKAADAAFTIFERKGGDDLFKKPMAPPKKEGKGSKSIGSLGLLASDYAATGSDEEEEVVQHEDPQASRSQSQEKEDKLTDWKKMACLLCRRQFPNKDGLVRHQQLSDLHKQNMEIHMKIKRSKKELEALENQEKELSARESNGSPEQKRRKHQHQNSWVGGSRDMHKGSERPGLGSEPVERKKKESVVWNHATYKQAVRKAMFARFKELD; this is encoded by the exons ATGATGTGGGACGGACCCAGGAGAGGACCACAAGGGGGCCCACCCTTTCG TGGGGACAATCGTGGAGAAATGTTTGGGGGCCGAGATGGCCCTATGTCTGATTTCAGGGGTAGAGACGGAATGAACATGGGTCCCAGGGGACCACAGGATCGGGGGCCTCCTATGGACATGAGGAGGATGGACTGTCCACCTGATATGAGGGACCGTGATATGGAACCACATGACATACGAGGGAGAGGAGAACCACCTAGGGATTTCCTGGGGAGACCTGGAGAAGAGCCAGACTTCAGCCTCAGAAGGCAGTATGAAATGTCAATCAGGGACAAGCTGCTTAATGCAGCTGCTGGTGGTGGTTTCATGGGGCCTGGGCCAGGcatgggagggagaggaatggggggGAGAGATGTGAGGGGGAGAGGCATGGGAGGGAGAGGCATGCCTCCACGAGATCTACGAGAGCCAAATGACAGATTTATTGACATGAGAGACAGGGATATGTTCCGCAAGGATATGCCAGGCTTCAACAATCCAGACATGGATGGAAGGCGAGGAGGATTTCCCATGGAGCCTATGGGTAGAAATGAGGGGTTCAGAGACATGCGTGATAGGGACAGGCCACCCATAGACAGGCCCCCGATGGGCATGGATGACATTGATGGGTTTAATATGGACATGCCTCCACGAGACCGAGATCGAGACAGGGGAATGATGGACTTTGACAGGAGGGGTGCTCCTCCATTGAATCCAAGGAAAAGATTTGAGTCTGATACAGACTTCAGAAACCGCGTTGGACCTCCAGCTGAATTCAGAGGTAGGGATAGATCTCCCGTAAGATTTGCCGACAATGATGGGGCTCTAATGGATGTCAGGGGAAGGCCTGGCGGCCCTCCAGATCTTGTTGGCCCAAACAGACCCAAGTTTGTGGGTACAGATCCAGAAGGCACCCTAAGAGACAGAGAATTCCCAGAAATGGAAGAGGTGTCGCTTGCAGAGGAGTGGAAGAACCGTAAGAAGGAGAAGGACTCTCATCCATCCCCTATGACCAGAGGTCTTCCTCCTTTCTCCAAAGAGATTCAGGGACAGCGATTCCCTCCAGTGTCCAGAGAAGGCAGTCTTCTTGGAGAGCCGGCAAACTTTAAAGAAAGGAACATGCCATCTACAGAATTCCCTGGGAAAAAAGATGGGCCTCCTTTTGACTTCCCTCGCCCCAACAGAGAAGCTCCACGTTCCCAGAACTGGGATAAAAAGCCACCCACAGATATCCCTGGCATGGATCTGCCACCTTTTGGGCGTAGAAGTCTTCAGGACCCTGCCTTTCCACCCATGGGTCCTGGGCTCCTGCCAAACATGCCGAACAGAGAGAATGACGGCAAGCGCTGGCCCGAACATGGGGATCCCAAGCAGAATCAAAATGCACCAAATCGAGTTGACAGGCCCCCATACCTCTTGGAGAAGGACAGACCCCCATACATCCTAGAGAAGACTCCACCAACTCCACTGGGCCATGGGCCAAACGATAAAACTCGATTTAAAGGGCCGAAGGATGCATTGCTTGAACAAGGCCCAGGGAGTGTTAAGCTGGTTCCAGGGCCAGACTTCCAAGGCAAAGACCAGGACTACAGGGACATTGATTACAGAACAGGTCCAGGGATAGTCTTTGACTACAAACATGAGGAGCTGCCAGGACCTGACAAAGTTCTAAAAGAATCCAAAGCAGTCCCGGCTCCAAAATTCAGTGACTCTGGTTCCCAG GATCAGGATTACCGGAGTGCATCTGTGAAGGACAAGGTTACTCATACAATTTGCATCACTGGAATTCCTAAGACGGCCACAATGGAGCAG ATCCTTGGTGCCTTTGCAGTCCGCGATGGTGTTCCAATGCAGGGCATGAAAATCAAGAATGTTGTGCCAG GTTACAGCTACGATACGGCCTATGTGGAGTTTTTAAACCTCGAGGATGCAGTCCACTTCATGGAATCCAACCAG GGATCCCTGAAGGTTGGCACTAAAACAGCTCTGATGCGATACGTCCAGCCGGACAGAATTGGCAAGGAAGCTCTA GAACCAGGGCACAAGGCAGGCCCCCCGACCCAGGAACCCCTACTGCCATGCCCAGGCCAGCTCCTGGTCGACAAGGCCAAGAATGAGCACCACAGCCAGGATGTCTCCCAAGCCAAGACACCAGTTGACCCACTGTCCCAGCAGGGCTCATGGCAGCGCAGCTCGGACCTTACCCCAGAGGCCTGGCAGCAGCAGGTGGACCAGCAACTTAGACAGCAGGAGgctgagcagcaggcagagtcCTGGGCCAGCCGCAACCCCCCCCGCCAAGGCCCTGGCCCACATCAGATGGACCCCATCTTTAAGGAGAGCAAGA CCATGATCATAAAGAATGTGAAGCCCACCACTACAGTGGAGACCATTCTGAAATCCCTGGACCCCTTCGCCTACCTTGATGAGAGGAACGTTCGTCTGGTCAGAGGAAAACCCCCGGGAGCCAAATGCTTTTGCTTCGTAGACATGGACTCCCATGAG CAAGTGACCCGTCTGGTAGAGCTCCTCACCAAGCCCAGGCCTCTCTCTATCGACGGGGTCAGGGTTTACGCTGAGGTTGCTAAGCCACTGAAGAACCAAAA CTACAGAAAAGAGTTTGATAAATCAAACACTTCTCTCCTGGGGTACCCACCTGAGGCCAGTATGACGGAG CAGCAGTACTATTCATCCCAACCTCCCAACCAACCACCAGGAGGCCCCCCACCTAACATGCAAG GCGATCATATGGGTGGACCGATAAGCTCAGACCCTCTCTCCAATTCATCTGTTTCGCACTTGAACTCCAGCATGACTTCA GGAGGTGGCTATGCTGAACCTCCACCAGTTGATCCCTACCACCAGGCTCTGGACCCCCAGGTCTCCTCTGCTGCAGCAGCAGGGGGGGTGGCAGCAACAGGAGATCATGGCACTGATGGCTACAGCTATG CTACTGAAACTCCAGACATGACGAACTACCTGTATGATGCCACGTCTGGGTTCTACTATGATCCCCAGACTACCCTGTACTATGACCCTGCCTCTAGG TATTTCTACAATGCCCAGACCCAGGAGTACCTGTACTGGGACAGTGTGTCCAAGACGTACATCCCCGTTCCCGGAGGACACTCTACAGACACCCAGCTCCCCATTGCCCAGTCTGGTGTTGCCTTGGCACCAGACGTACAGGCCATTCTGGCTAATCCAGCAGCAGACGCTCCGCTGGACATGAAGAGACCAGAGCCAACCCCTCACTTCGACCCTCCCCAGCTCCTGAACCCCACTCCtgcccccaaccccaacccttcccccgagaggagagaggaggaggacactgCACCTCGCATAGACAAGAAAGACAACAAAGACAAaccaggagagaaagaggagaaacccAGGAGCCTAGCTGCTTTCAAG ATCATGAAGGATATGGAGCGCTGGGCTAAGATCCAGAACCGTCAGAAGGACAGCGTCCGTGTTCCGTCCCCTGTACTCAAGACCTCCGGTGGCGGGCTGGACGACAGGAAGTCCTCCAAGGCAGCTGATGCAGCCTTCACCATCTTCGAGAGGAAG GGTGGAGACGACCTCTTCAAGAAGCCTATGGCTCCTCCCAAGAAAGAGGGGAAGGGCTCAAAG TCCATTGGCTCTCTGGGCCTGCTAGCGTCAGACTACGCAGCAACAGgcagtgatgaggaggaggaggtggtgcagCATGAGGATCCTCAGGCCTCTAGGAGTCAGTCtcaggagaaggaagacaagctGACAGACTGGAAGAAGATGGCGTGCCTGCTGTGTAGGAGACAGTTCCCCAATAAGGACGGCCTGGTGCGCCACCAGCAGCTCTCAGACCTCCACAAGCAAAACATGGAGATCCACATGAAGATCAAGAGATCAAAGAAAGAGCTGGAGGCTTTGGAGAACCAGGAGAAAGAG CTGAGTGCTAGGGAGTCCAACGGCTCCCCTGAACAGAAGAGAAGGAAACATCAACACCAGAATAGCTGGGTCGGTGGCTCCAGGGACATGCATAAAGGCAGCGAGAGGCCGGGGTTAGGTTCTGAGCCTGTTGAG AGGAAGAAAAAGGAGTCTGTTGTCTGGAATCATGCCACCTATAAACAAGCGGTGCGCAAGGCCATGTTCGCACGCTTCAAAGAACTGGACTGA
- the LOC112247068 gene encoding RNA-binding protein 6-like isoform X1, which translates to MMWDGPRRGPQGGPPFRGDNRGEMFGGRDGPMSDFRGRDGMNMGPRGPQDRGPPMDMRRMDCPPDMRDRDMEPHDIRGRGEPPRDFLGRPGEEPDFSLRRQYEMSIRDKLLNAAAGGGFMGPGPGMGGRGMGGRDVRGRGMGGRGMPPRDLREPNDRFIDMRDRDMFRKDMPGFNNPDMDGRRGGFPMEPMGRNEGFRDMRDRDRPPIDRPPMGMDDIDGFNMDMPPRDRDRDRGMMDFDRRGAPPLNPRKRFESDTDFRNRVGPPAEFRGRDRSPVRFADNDGALMDVRGRPGGPPDLVGPNRPKFVGTDPEGTLRDREFPEMEEVSLAEEWKNRKKEKDSHPSPMTRGLPPFSKEIQGQRFPPVSREGSLLGEPANFKERNMPSTEFPGKKDGPPFDFPRPNREAPRSQNWDKKPPTDIPGMDLPPFGRRSLQDPAFPPMGPGLLPNMPNRENDGKRWPEHGDPKQNQNAPNRVDRPPYLLEKDRPPYILEKTPPTPLGHGPNDKTRFKGPKDALLEQGPGSVKLVPGPDFQGKDQDYRDIDYRTGPGIVFDYKHEELPGPDKVLKESKAVPAPKFSDSGSQDQDYRSASVKDKVTHTICITGIPKTATMEQILGAFAVRDGVPMQGMKIKNVVPGYSYDTAYVEFLNLEDAVHFMESNQGSLKVGTKTALMRYVQPDRIGKEALEPGHKAGPPTQEPLLPCPGQLLVDKAKNEHHSQDVSQAKTPVDPLSQQGSWQRSSDLTPEAWQQQVDQQLRQQEAEQQAESWASRNPPRQGPGPHQMDPIFKESKTMIIKNVKPTTTVETILKSLDPFAYLDERNVRLVRGKPPGAKCFCFVDMDSHEQVTRLVELLTKPRPLSIDGVRVYAEVAKPLKNQNYRKEFDKSNTSLLGYPPEASMTEQQYYSSQPPNQPPGGPPPNMQGDHMGGPISSDPLSNSSVSHLNSSMTSGGGYAEPPPVDPYHQALDPQVSSAAAAGGVAATGDHGTDGYSYATETPDMTNYLYDATSGFYYDPQTTLYYDPASRYFYNAQTQEYLYWDSVSKTYIPVPGGHSTDTQLPIAQSGVALAPDVQAILANPAADAPLDMKRPEPTPHFDPPQLLNPTPAPNPNPSPERREEEDTAPRIDKKDNKDKPGEKEEKPRSLAAFKIMKDMERWAKIQNRQKDSVRVPSPVLKTSGGGLDDRKSSKAADAAFTIFERKGGDDLFKKPMAPPKKEGKGSKQSIGSLGLLASDYAATGSDEEEEVVQHEDPQASRSQSQEKEDKLTDWKKMACLLCRRQFPNKDGLVRHQQLSDLHKQNMEIHMKIKRSKKELEALENQEKELSARESNGSPEQKRRKHQHQNSWVGGSRDMHKGSERPGLGSEPVERKKKESVVWNHATYKQAVRKAMFARFKELD; encoded by the exons ATGATGTGGGACGGACCCAGGAGAGGACCACAAGGGGGCCCACCCTTTCG TGGGGACAATCGTGGAGAAATGTTTGGGGGCCGAGATGGCCCTATGTCTGATTTCAGGGGTAGAGACGGAATGAACATGGGTCCCAGGGGACCACAGGATCGGGGGCCTCCTATGGACATGAGGAGGATGGACTGTCCACCTGATATGAGGGACCGTGATATGGAACCACATGACATACGAGGGAGAGGAGAACCACCTAGGGATTTCCTGGGGAGACCTGGAGAAGAGCCAGACTTCAGCCTCAGAAGGCAGTATGAAATGTCAATCAGGGACAAGCTGCTTAATGCAGCTGCTGGTGGTGGTTTCATGGGGCCTGGGCCAGGcatgggagggagaggaatggggggGAGAGATGTGAGGGGGAGAGGCATGGGAGGGAGAGGCATGCCTCCACGAGATCTACGAGAGCCAAATGACAGATTTATTGACATGAGAGACAGGGATATGTTCCGCAAGGATATGCCAGGCTTCAACAATCCAGACATGGATGGAAGGCGAGGAGGATTTCCCATGGAGCCTATGGGTAGAAATGAGGGGTTCAGAGACATGCGTGATAGGGACAGGCCACCCATAGACAGGCCCCCGATGGGCATGGATGACATTGATGGGTTTAATATGGACATGCCTCCACGAGACCGAGATCGAGACAGGGGAATGATGGACTTTGACAGGAGGGGTGCTCCTCCATTGAATCCAAGGAAAAGATTTGAGTCTGATACAGACTTCAGAAACCGCGTTGGACCTCCAGCTGAATTCAGAGGTAGGGATAGATCTCCCGTAAGATTTGCCGACAATGATGGGGCTCTAATGGATGTCAGGGGAAGGCCTGGCGGCCCTCCAGATCTTGTTGGCCCAAACAGACCCAAGTTTGTGGGTACAGATCCAGAAGGCACCCTAAGAGACAGAGAATTCCCAGAAATGGAAGAGGTGTCGCTTGCAGAGGAGTGGAAGAACCGTAAGAAGGAGAAGGACTCTCATCCATCCCCTATGACCAGAGGTCTTCCTCCTTTCTCCAAAGAGATTCAGGGACAGCGATTCCCTCCAGTGTCCAGAGAAGGCAGTCTTCTTGGAGAGCCGGCAAACTTTAAAGAAAGGAACATGCCATCTACAGAATTCCCTGGGAAAAAAGATGGGCCTCCTTTTGACTTCCCTCGCCCCAACAGAGAAGCTCCACGTTCCCAGAACTGGGATAAAAAGCCACCCACAGATATCCCTGGCATGGATCTGCCACCTTTTGGGCGTAGAAGTCTTCAGGACCCTGCCTTTCCACCCATGGGTCCTGGGCTCCTGCCAAACATGCCGAACAGAGAGAATGACGGCAAGCGCTGGCCCGAACATGGGGATCCCAAGCAGAATCAAAATGCACCAAATCGAGTTGACAGGCCCCCATACCTCTTGGAGAAGGACAGACCCCCATACATCCTAGAGAAGACTCCACCAACTCCACTGGGCCATGGGCCAAACGATAAAACTCGATTTAAAGGGCCGAAGGATGCATTGCTTGAACAAGGCCCAGGGAGTGTTAAGCTGGTTCCAGGGCCAGACTTCCAAGGCAAAGACCAGGACTACAGGGACATTGATTACAGAACAGGTCCAGGGATAGTCTTTGACTACAAACATGAGGAGCTGCCAGGACCTGACAAAGTTCTAAAAGAATCCAAAGCAGTCCCGGCTCCAAAATTCAGTGACTCTGGTTCCCAG GATCAGGATTACCGGAGTGCATCTGTGAAGGACAAGGTTACTCATACAATTTGCATCACTGGAATTCCTAAGACGGCCACAATGGAGCAG ATCCTTGGTGCCTTTGCAGTCCGCGATGGTGTTCCAATGCAGGGCATGAAAATCAAGAATGTTGTGCCAG GTTACAGCTACGATACGGCCTATGTGGAGTTTTTAAACCTCGAGGATGCAGTCCACTTCATGGAATCCAACCAG GGATCCCTGAAGGTTGGCACTAAAACAGCTCTGATGCGATACGTCCAGCCGGACAGAATTGGCAAGGAAGCTCTA GAACCAGGGCACAAGGCAGGCCCCCCGACCCAGGAACCCCTACTGCCATGCCCAGGCCAGCTCCTGGTCGACAAGGCCAAGAATGAGCACCACAGCCAGGATGTCTCCCAAGCCAAGACACCAGTTGACCCACTGTCCCAGCAGGGCTCATGGCAGCGCAGCTCGGACCTTACCCCAGAGGCCTGGCAGCAGCAGGTGGACCAGCAACTTAGACAGCAGGAGgctgagcagcaggcagagtcCTGGGCCAGCCGCAACCCCCCCCGCCAAGGCCCTGGCCCACATCAGATGGACCCCATCTTTAAGGAGAGCAAGA CCATGATCATAAAGAATGTGAAGCCCACCACTACAGTGGAGACCATTCTGAAATCCCTGGACCCCTTCGCCTACCTTGATGAGAGGAACGTTCGTCTGGTCAGAGGAAAACCCCCGGGAGCCAAATGCTTTTGCTTCGTAGACATGGACTCCCATGAG CAAGTGACCCGTCTGGTAGAGCTCCTCACCAAGCCCAGGCCTCTCTCTATCGACGGGGTCAGGGTTTACGCTGAGGTTGCTAAGCCACTGAAGAACCAAAA CTACAGAAAAGAGTTTGATAAATCAAACACTTCTCTCCTGGGGTACCCACCTGAGGCCAGTATGACGGAG CAGCAGTACTATTCATCCCAACCTCCCAACCAACCACCAGGAGGCCCCCCACCTAACATGCAAG GCGATCATATGGGTGGACCGATAAGCTCAGACCCTCTCTCCAATTCATCTGTTTCGCACTTGAACTCCAGCATGACTTCA GGAGGTGGCTATGCTGAACCTCCACCAGTTGATCCCTACCACCAGGCTCTGGACCCCCAGGTCTCCTCTGCTGCAGCAGCAGGGGGGGTGGCAGCAACAGGAGATCATGGCACTGATGGCTACAGCTATG CTACTGAAACTCCAGACATGACGAACTACCTGTATGATGCCACGTCTGGGTTCTACTATGATCCCCAGACTACCCTGTACTATGACCCTGCCTCTAGG TATTTCTACAATGCCCAGACCCAGGAGTACCTGTACTGGGACAGTGTGTCCAAGACGTACATCCCCGTTCCCGGAGGACACTCTACAGACACCCAGCTCCCCATTGCCCAGTCTGGTGTTGCCTTGGCACCAGACGTACAGGCCATTCTGGCTAATCCAGCAGCAGACGCTCCGCTGGACATGAAGAGACCAGAGCCAACCCCTCACTTCGACCCTCCCCAGCTCCTGAACCCCACTCCtgcccccaaccccaacccttcccccgagaggagagaggaggaggacactgCACCTCGCATAGACAAGAAAGACAACAAAGACAAaccaggagagaaagaggagaaacccAGGAGCCTAGCTGCTTTCAAG ATCATGAAGGATATGGAGCGCTGGGCTAAGATCCAGAACCGTCAGAAGGACAGCGTCCGTGTTCCGTCCCCTGTACTCAAGACCTCCGGTGGCGGGCTGGACGACAGGAAGTCCTCCAAGGCAGCTGATGCAGCCTTCACCATCTTCGAGAGGAAG GGTGGAGACGACCTCTTCAAGAAGCCTATGGCTCCTCCCAAGAAAGAGGGGAAGGGCTCAAAG CAGTCCATTGGCTCTCTGGGCCTGCTAGCGTCAGACTACGCAGCAACAGgcagtgatgaggaggaggaggtggtgcagCATGAGGATCCTCAGGCCTCTAGGAGTCAGTCtcaggagaaggaagacaagctGACAGACTGGAAGAAGATGGCGTGCCTGCTGTGTAGGAGACAGTTCCCCAATAAGGACGGCCTGGTGCGCCACCAGCAGCTCTCAGACCTCCACAAGCAAAACATGGAGATCCACATGAAGATCAAGAGATCAAAGAAAGAGCTGGAGGCTTTGGAGAACCAGGAGAAAGAG CTGAGTGCTAGGGAGTCCAACGGCTCCCCTGAACAGAAGAGAAGGAAACATCAACACCAGAATAGCTGGGTCGGTGGCTCCAGGGACATGCATAAAGGCAGCGAGAGGCCGGGGTTAGGTTCTGAGCCTGTTGAG AGGAAGAAAAAGGAGTCTGTTGTCTGGAATCATGCCACCTATAAACAAGCGGTGCGCAAGGCCATGTTCGCACGCTTCAAAGAACTGGACTGA